The Fortiea contorta PCC 7126 genome has a segment encoding these proteins:
- a CDS encoding caspase family protein, producing MVNYWAIIIGINQYHLFQPLDCAQADAEALKDFLVTAGFKPQNCLLMTDTSPPMRNQATYPTKENILLLLEDLAAKSWHPQDYVWFFFSGYGINYKGNDYLMPVEGDPDLVPETGIEMRSLMQSLQMANLQVLLMLDINRAFGTQADAPVGQETIELAQELQLATILSCQPEQFSHESTELGHGFFTAALLGALHSGQGNSLTNLESYVSLLTPQLCQHHWRPTQNPVTVIPAKQQATLPQTSDRTLAKSEVATVIFPEESFAVALTAPALENNALTTTTESSKTSTWSGSPGAQTAVNPRGEHLKVPQSTAWVEKAKSEVGSKSRSPKTATGNRYIPQRSPQTHNNTRSWQQLLWWVGGSMLIIGLIAVIFLRNQTRFRTQGILKTPPNAGSSETKVIKTSPNTVATNSAAPTPSANPSSPPATVNSQSKKRSQAVLDLAKMSLRQTQASDLSLAIATAKKIKLGEPLYEQAQENIQIWSRMIFNLAEGRAQQRQYQNAVAAAQLVTKEAEVYPQAQAAINQWRLEAKQYLSNRTLLDAANALIKPRQASTYNRAIEVGKKVPPGQPGFDMAQKAINKWSEKILDLAKTRAAQGDLNAAIETAALIPETTTAYEDGQEAIQKWQARRIKN from the coding sequence ATGGTAAATTACTGGGCGATTATTATTGGTATTAATCAATATCATTTATTTCAACCTCTAGATTGTGCTCAAGCAGATGCTGAGGCGCTAAAGGATTTTTTAGTCACAGCAGGTTTTAAACCACAAAACTGCTTGTTGATGACAGACACTTCACCGCCAATGAGAAATCAAGCCACCTATCCCACCAAGGAAAATATTCTGCTGTTGTTAGAGGATTTGGCGGCTAAATCTTGGCACCCACAAGATTATGTATGGTTCTTTTTTAGCGGTTATGGAATTAACTACAAAGGTAATGATTATTTAATGCCGGTGGAGGGCGATCCTGACTTAGTACCCGAAACGGGAATAGAAATGCGATCGCTGATGCAAAGTCTGCAAATGGCTAACTTGCAGGTATTGCTCATGCTGGATATCAATCGCGCTTTTGGCACTCAAGCCGATGCACCTGTGGGACAAGAAACCATCGAACTAGCACAGGAACTCCAACTAGCCACCATTCTTTCTTGTCAACCAGAGCAATTTTCCCACGAAAGCACCGAGTTAGGACATGGATTTTTCACCGCCGCTCTGTTAGGGGCTTTGCATTCTGGTCAGGGCAATAGCTTGACAAATTTAGAAAGCTATGTAAGCTTGCTGACGCCGCAATTGTGTCAACACCATTGGCGACCGACACAGAATCCTGTGACTGTGATCCCCGCCAAACAACAAGCTACTTTGCCACAAACAAGCGATCGCACCTTAGCCAAAAGCGAAGTAGCTACTGTAATTTTTCCCGAAGAATCCTTCGCTGTCGCCCTCACAGCCCCCGCTCTGGAAAATAATGCTCTCACCACCACAACCGAGTCGTCAAAAACCAGCACTTGGTCAGGATCACCAGGAGCGCAGACTGCAGTTAATCCCAGAGGTGAGCATTTAAAAGTACCACAATCCACCGCCTGGGTAGAAAAAGCCAAATCCGAAGTGGGGTCTAAATCCCGTTCTCCCAAAACCGCTACAGGAAACAGGTATATTCCCCAGCGATCGCCGCAAACTCACAACAACACCCGATCATGGCAGCAGCTGTTATGGTGGGTTGGCGGCAGCATGTTAATCATAGGTTTAATCGCCGTCATTTTTCTCCGTAATCAAACCAGATTTAGAACTCAAGGAATATTAAAAACACCGCCGAATGCAGGTAGTAGTGAAACAAAAGTTATTAAGACTTCACCCAATACAGTCGCTACCAATTCCGCAGCGCCCACCCCATCCGCCAATCCATCTAGTCCCCCAGCCACCGTCAATAGCCAGTCAAAAAAACGCAGCCAAGCAGTTTTAGATTTAGCCAAAATGTCCCTGAGACAAACTCAGGCCAGCGATTTAAGTTTAGCGATCGCCACTGCTAAAAAAATTAAACTCGGTGAACCATTATACGAACAAGCCCAAGAAAATATCCAAATTTGGAGCCGGATGATTTTCAACTTAGCAGAGGGACGCGCCCAACAAAGACAGTACCAAAATGCTGTTGCTGCAGCACAATTAGTTACCAAAGAAGCAGAAGTTTATCCCCAAGCCCAAGCAGCAATTAACCAATGGCGATTAGAAGCCAAGCAATACCTCAGCAATCGCACCCTTTTAGACGCCGCCAACGCCTTAATTAAGCCCAGACAAGCTTCTACTTATAATCGAGCGATCGAAGTTGGTAAAAAAGTACCACCAGGTCAGCCAGGCTTCGACATGGCACAAAAAGCCATCAATAAATGGAGCGAAAAGATTTTAGACCTGGCCAAAACTCGCGCCGCTCAAGGAGATTTGAACGCAGCCATTGAAACCGCAGCCCTAATTCCCGAAACAACCACCGCCTACGAAGACGGCCAAGAAGCAATCCAAAAATGGCAAGCTAGGCGAATT